The following are from one region of the Verrucomicrobiales bacterium genome:
- a CDS encoding diguanylate cyclase: MTNLDTDSVAGGKPSAPQDPLHVVFMVDDQAIVGESIRRMLAEEPNVEFHFCRDPAAAVAEAQRVQPSIILQDLVMPDVDGLTLLAAYRDNPATRDIPVIVLSSRDVPEIKREAFTRGANDYLVKLPDPIELIARVKAHSRSYHTQGELRSLQRQLEASNAVLKQLSTQDALTGIPNRRHFDELLTKEWRRCLRSYKSLGLLLIDVDGFKSFNDHYGHQEGDRCLQQVAQALSKAMLRPGDVVARYGGEEFAVILPETDLEGSMAVAERLRQVVSSLHIAHEHSPCEDHVTISLGVAACVPSLKSNVADLISESDQALYRAKRGGRNRSIGSQGGPGQLPKAA; encoded by the coding sequence ATGACGAATTTAGACACAGATTCAGTGGCCGGCGGTAAACCGTCGGCACCCCAAGATCCGTTGCACGTCGTGTTCATGGTCGATGACCAGGCGATCGTGGGCGAATCGATCCGACGGATGCTGGCGGAGGAGCCGAACGTCGAGTTCCACTTTTGCCGCGATCCAGCCGCAGCCGTCGCTGAGGCGCAACGGGTTCAGCCCAGCATCATCCTTCAGGATTTGGTCATGCCCGACGTGGATGGACTCACCTTACTCGCCGCCTACCGGGACAATCCGGCCACTCGCGACATCCCGGTCATTGTGCTTTCCTCTCGCGATGTACCCGAGATCAAGCGGGAGGCCTTCACTCGCGGAGCCAATGATTATCTCGTGAAGCTGCCGGATCCGATCGAGTTGATCGCGCGCGTCAAAGCCCACTCCCGCAGTTATCACACCCAAGGAGAGCTCCGCAGCCTTCAGCGCCAGTTGGAGGCCAGCAACGCTGTCTTGAAGCAGCTCTCTACTCAGGACGCGCTGACCGGCATTCCCAACCGCAGGCATTTTGATGAATTGCTTACCAAGGAATGGCGGCGCTGCCTGAGGAGTTACAAGAGCCTCGGGCTCCTGCTGATTGATGTCGATGGATTCAAATCGTTCAACGATCACTACGGGCATCAGGAAGGAGATCGCTGCCTGCAGCAGGTCGCCCAGGCGTTGAGCAAGGCGATGCTGCGTCCCGGCGATGTCGTGGCTCGATACGGAGGCGAGGAATTCGCTGTGATTCTGCCGGAGACAGATCTAGAGGGCTCGATGGCGGTCGCCGAGCGACTGCGCCAGGTGGTTAGCTCCCTGCACATTGCGCATGAGCATTCCCCTTGCGAGGACCATGTGACAATCAGTTTAGGAGTTGCCGCTTGCGTCCCCAGCCTCAAGAGCAACGTGGCTGATCTGATCAGCGAATCCGACCAAGCGCTTTACCGAGCGAAGCGCGGAGGGCGAAATCGGAGCATCGGATCCCAAGGTGGCCCCGGCCAGTTGCCGAAAGCCGCTTAG
- a CDS encoding glycosyltransferase family 4 protein — MSDNPWLASGFGRVTREVVSRLCRHPGMQLVVKGWGACERAGNPHQWPFRVFPSVPEYYGQASFGDVIRQFAPDVVITLGEVRSIHWIRMHEARPTFKWIGYIPLDSGPFYPPWQPIFADMDGIVAMSRFGRRVIELGVPSKPVQVSYHGVDTTVFRPLPDRSLLRNHERFRGKFIVGCVARNQMRKNLPSLIKAFSLLARCFKDIHLYLHCTASDEGHDLVTLFKRYGLQGRADLSRPDLTIEQPLPDVALNQLYNLFDISVLPTMGEGFGLPIIESLAAGTPVVATNCSACTELIHGHGELARVLTTLTLGPSVLDQAVVDVDDLARCIEKLYLNPQLRSEYGVSGRRFAETLTWDAVIPSWLEIVSHVSGVDITETSSTRL, encoded by the coding sequence ATGAGTGACAATCCTTGGCTCGCCAGCGGATTCGGCCGGGTTACGCGCGAGGTGGTGTCTCGTCTTTGCCGTCATCCGGGAATGCAGTTGGTCGTAAAGGGATGGGGTGCTTGTGAGAGGGCCGGCAACCCGCACCAATGGCCGTTTCGGGTTTTTCCTTCGGTTCCTGAGTATTATGGACAAGCCTCATTTGGTGACGTGATTCGGCAGTTCGCACCGGATGTCGTGATTACTCTAGGCGAGGTGCGCTCGATTCACTGGATTCGAATGCATGAGGCTCGTCCGACCTTCAAGTGGATAGGTTACATCCCCCTCGACAGCGGACCTTTCTATCCTCCGTGGCAGCCGATTTTTGCGGACATGGATGGGATTGTGGCGATGTCGCGGTTCGGTCGTCGAGTCATTGAGCTGGGAGTTCCTTCCAAACCGGTGCAGGTCTCCTATCACGGAGTTGATACCACGGTTTTTCGTCCGCTTCCGGATCGGTCTCTGTTGAGAAATCATGAGCGCTTTCGCGGTAAGTTTATCGTCGGGTGCGTGGCTCGCAATCAGATGCGCAAGAACCTGCCTAGCCTCATTAAAGCATTTTCACTTTTAGCGCGGTGCTTTAAGGACATCCATCTTTACCTTCATTGCACTGCGTCTGACGAGGGACACGATCTCGTAACTCTGTTCAAGCGCTATGGCCTGCAGGGGCGAGCGGATCTTTCGCGGCCCGATCTGACGATCGAGCAACCGTTACCAGATGTCGCACTCAACCAGCTCTACAACCTTTTCGATATCAGCGTGCTGCCTACCATGGGTGAGGGCTTTGGGTTGCCGATCATCGAGAGCTTGGCGGCCGGGACGCCGGTGGTAGCGACGAATTGCAGCGCGTGCACCGAACTCATCCACGGGCATGGAGAGCTCGCACGTGTCCTGACCACGTTGACGCTGGGACCCAGTGTGCTTGATCAAGCGGTTGTGGATGTCGACGATCTGGCGCGATGTATCGAGAAACTCTACCTGAATCCGCAGCTCCGCTCGGAGTACGGGGTTTCCGGACGTAGGTTCGCCGAGACCCTGACATGGGATGCGGTGATTCCAAGCTGGCTTGAGATCGTCAGTCACGTGAGCGGCGTCGATATAACTGAGACGAGTTCGACGCGGCTCTGA
- a CDS encoding PEP-CTERM sorting domain-containing protein (PEP-CTERM proteins occur, often in large numbers, in the proteomes of bacteria that also encode an exosortase, a predicted intramembrane cysteine proteinase. The presence of a PEP-CTERM domain at a protein's C-terminus predicts cleavage within the sorting domain, followed by covalent anchoring to some some component of the (usually Gram-negative) cell surface. Many PEP-CTERM proteins exhibit an unusual sequence composition that includes large numbers of potential glycosylation sites. Expression of one such protein has been shown restore the ability of a bacterium to form floc, a type of biofilm.) — protein MQFVFLSTLITLSFVSSVGALERSEVAVSPNEELRTRHGNDDGTVFVPDGFTGRVQQIYDASYFSFLPKGGVWIDEIAFRADERFGRNTSYNGTGIQIELSITSVAVDSLSSSFELNVGRDRTIGVDKTDKVSFYTSRPSGQEPGSFGTSLTFYARPFFYDPSKGNLLVDITCFQGIQTSSMDAENVLGDSVATVSGFSETGEIPTSGVVSTKGFVTLFHYHSIPEPSSVPLFLLASGSLAWLFRRSKRNQEHTKNVSA, from the coding sequence ATGCAATTCGTTTTTTTATCTACTCTGATCACACTTTCCTTTGTCAGCTCGGTCGGAGCGCTTGAGCGGTCTGAAGTAGCGGTATCTCCGAATGAAGAACTGCGGACACGCCACGGGAATGACGACGGAACAGTCTTCGTGCCTGATGGGTTTACCGGCCGTGTTCAACAGATCTACGACGCCTCGTACTTCTCGTTCCTTCCCAAGGGCGGGGTTTGGATCGATGAGATCGCGTTTCGGGCTGATGAACGGTTCGGGAGGAACACCAGCTACAACGGCACTGGGATTCAGATCGAGCTTTCGATCACGAGTGTGGCTGTGGATAGCTTGAGCAGTTCGTTCGAGCTGAACGTGGGACGGGATCGAACGATAGGAGTCGATAAAACTGATAAGGTGTCCTTCTATACATCGCGGCCGTCTGGCCAGGAGCCCGGAAGCTTTGGTACTAGTCTGACGTTCTATGCGAGACCATTCTTCTATGATCCCTCGAAAGGGAACCTGCTCGTTGATATTACCTGTTTCCAAGGCATCCAAACCTCCTCAATGGACGCGGAAAATGTATTAGGGGACTCCGTCGCGACGGTGAGCGGATTCAGTGAAACCGGCGAGATCCCGACTAGCGGAGTGGTCAGCACGAAAGGGTTTGTAACTCTTTTCCACTACCATTCGATCCCTGAGCCTTCTTCCGTCCCTCTGTTCCTTCTCGCGAGCGGGTCGCTCGCGTGGTTGTTCCGACGTTCGAAACGAAACCAAGAACACACGAAAAATGTCTCTGCTTGA
- a CDS encoding RluA family pseudouridine synthase, with amino-acid sequence MAKTNYIELGDGEQIPILYEDRSVMAIDKPPGWMLVPVSWQKTDRNLQAAILSSIAAKDFWARSRNLKFLQNVHRLDAETTGILLMVKSQGALRPFTSLFESRRMEKTYLVVVEGVPTKSEWISKQPISPDPRQIGRMVIDSKLGKPAETHFSLLATLDRISLLQAHPITGRTHQIRVHAAGAGLPVVGDTVYGTAPFVKHAPPPLGLRSIELEYENPFDGRRVKIKAPTAEFLSRFGFKAGVV; translated from the coding sequence TTGGCGAAGACGAATTACATTGAACTGGGGGACGGGGAGCAAATACCCATCCTGTACGAGGACCGTTCGGTCATGGCGATTGACAAGCCGCCCGGCTGGATGTTGGTGCCGGTGAGTTGGCAGAAGACGGATCGCAACCTGCAGGCCGCGATCCTTTCAAGCATCGCGGCGAAGGATTTCTGGGCTCGGTCCCGCAATCTCAAGTTCCTTCAGAATGTGCATCGACTGGATGCCGAGACCACCGGGATTCTGCTGATGGTGAAGAGCCAGGGTGCCTTGCGCCCGTTCACCTCGCTGTTTGAGTCGCGTCGAATGGAGAAGACTTACTTGGTGGTCGTGGAGGGCGTTCCGACCAAGTCGGAATGGATCTCCAAACAGCCGATCTCCCCCGACCCGCGTCAGATCGGTCGCATGGTGATTGATTCCAAGCTGGGCAAGCCGGCCGAGACGCATTTCAGTTTGCTGGCCACGTTGGATCGGATTTCGCTGCTTCAGGCGCATCCGATCACCGGGCGTACGCATCAGATTCGCGTGCATGCCGCCGGGGCGGGATTGCCCGTCGTGGGGGACACGGTCTATGGGACGGCCCCCTTTGTGAAGCATGCCCCGCCGCCGTTGGGTCTGCGTTCCATCGAACTGGAATACGAGAATCCGTTCGATGGTCGGCGCGTGAAGATCAAGGCGCCGACGGCCGAGTTTCTGTCACGATTTGGGTTCAAGGCTGGAGTGGTCTGA
- a CDS encoding YihA family ribosome biogenesis GTP-binding protein yields MNITSAIFDRSAPDLLSCPDESLPEFAFIGRSNVGKSSLLNMLAGKNGLARVSPVPGFTKLINFFTMNKRWRLVDLPGYGFAKVARKDSARFNQAVDEYLRNRRNLCCIFALIDSNIPPQSIDLEFVEGLAINQLPFVLVFTKTDASKATRVKANIEAFQSRISELFEELPAVFTCSAKNKQGRQELLGVIEAALRDGETSIEAEAAAEAPVPSEEPPQESRAADPAEEDRTVTLRKAQVRRPNPARPW; encoded by the coding sequence GTGAATATAACATCTGCCATTTTTGATCGAAGCGCGCCCGACCTGTTGTCCTGCCCGGACGAATCCCTGCCGGAGTTTGCGTTCATCGGACGCTCGAACGTGGGCAAATCGTCCTTGCTAAACATGCTCGCCGGCAAGAACGGCCTGGCGCGGGTTTCGCCGGTCCCGGGCTTCACCAAGCTCATCAACTTCTTCACCATGAACAAGCGCTGGCGCCTGGTGGATCTGCCCGGTTATGGCTTCGCCAAGGTTGCCCGGAAGGACAGCGCCCGATTCAACCAGGCGGTGGATGAATACCTGCGCAACCGGAGGAACCTCTGCTGCATCTTCGCGCTGATCGATTCCAATATCCCTCCCCAATCCATCGACCTGGAGTTCGTCGAAGGACTGGCAATCAATCAGCTCCCCTTTGTGCTGGTCTTCACCAAGACCGACGCGTCCAAAGCCACCCGCGTCAAAGCAAACATCGAAGCATTTCAGTCCCGGATCTCCGAGCTCTTCGAGGAGCTTCCGGCGGTCTTCACCTGCTCGGCGAAGAACAAGCAAGGCCGACAAGAACTGCTGGGCGTCATTGAGGCTGCGCTCCGCGACGGAGAGACCTCCATCGAGGCCGAGGCAGCCGCGGAAGCCCCAGTCCCCAGCGAAGAGCCACCGCAGGAATCCCGCGCGGCAGATCCCGCCGAGGAGGATCGAACAGTGACCCTGCGCAAAGCCCAAGTCCGACGACCCAATCCGGCCCGTCCGTGGTGA
- a CDS encoding CHRD domain-containing protein, with the protein MKTIVFSIAMASGLMAAQAEVLSYTAYLDGPSEPNSASLGTGSATAVYDTVARTLKLDVSFTGLTGNTTAAHIHGPTAEAQAGTAGVITQTPSFSGFPLGVTSGTYSATFDLTAAASWNAAYINNNGGTPGTAEAAFATALAAGKTYLNIHSSVYGGGEIRGFLLPVPEPSSLALAALGSLGLIAGLRRQKR; encoded by the coding sequence ATGAAAACCATCGTCTTTTCCATCGCCATGGCATCCGGGCTCATGGCCGCGCAGGCAGAAGTCCTGTCCTATACAGCCTATCTCGACGGTCCAAGCGAACCCAACAGCGCCTCGCTGGGAACGGGCAGTGCCACCGCGGTGTATGACACCGTCGCTCGCACCTTAAAGCTCGACGTAAGCTTCACCGGACTCACTGGCAACACGACCGCCGCGCACATTCACGGGCCGACGGCGGAAGCGCAGGCCGGCACTGCCGGCGTCATCACCCAAACTCCGTCCTTCAGCGGCTTCCCTCTGGGCGTCACCAGCGGCACCTATTCTGCCACGTTCGACCTGACGGCCGCAGCCAGCTGGAACGCTGCCTACATCAACAACAACGGTGGCACCCCAGGGACTGCTGAAGCAGCTTTCGCCACGGCGCTGGCTGCCGGCAAGACCTATCTGAACATCCATTCGAGCGTCTACGGAGGCGGAGAAATCCGGGGATTTCTGCTTCCGGTTCCCGAGCCTTCCAGCCTCGCGCTGGCGGCCCTGGGCTCTCTAGGGCTCATCGCTGGGCTGCGCCGACAGAAGCGCTAA
- a CDS encoding BamA/TamA family outer membrane protein produces MTQLECTLERSRRSKVPSPAGWRLAWVRRLLGCLILVGSLFAVGDAFCAQEVQVWAGDIKLLLQAKGAPFKWHLERFPEPADIESEAAEFRRYVLSYSSRFGTQLPSLDDYRKNLKRVTAEFIDFAPDMSGLPVPTVVGQSISFTMSAELRAPEPTRLEKIVIELPGAGLAPVDIARVLPHLALGLSAEELTNRIQVMAPADAGALPEEFWTWLGSVLQQVMKAGWRPNAPTSIVASERALTQLKQEITAQPDMLAGSVQVNTKFGNQDRRLVLQFASTPLIREIRIEIPKFPDEEEAEAEMERSREQGIQEAPANAAYNVAALSRRRQVLAKELWAKVGDKLAARVGGLATATRIDADLVQLREESQVEKVTSQLDRGLLTYLVYYKPDVRSVRLVLRAGYSTLNNATLGVGLQTTNLLGFGGRLALNLEGGPDLQRVALNGFQPWDKPDTTLSGQFTAGGEFDRRPNQRLGQLAPGRVEERRNDLHLQHSLIHGSLDRMGAVSRFQHRQQLDTELSWGETDLRSSADLIDGRTTIASVEGRSSLQYEAPANHGAGIDLLTFGVRIQAEKAFAGMGGDFDFNRLSVHFQSEYAFRVWGPEDLLLRYGIGGGATSDRTPAMEQFRLGSSFQLRGMRDGEFIGRTVSYDRAELGANVEFLAKLLTIKDRSEAPTSAHSDLPFALNQILIKLFVDRARVLTESSMEKMLTFDLDQLGYGIAVEIRNLGNGSLSLGYGYSPDSTLERSGMFIVSFSQRF; encoded by the coding sequence ATGACGCAACTGGAGTGCACCTTGGAACGTTCGCGCCGATCTAAGGTTCCGTCCCCTGCCGGATGGCGTCTCGCGTGGGTTCGGAGGCTCCTTGGATGTCTGATTCTCGTCGGGAGCTTGTTTGCCGTTGGCGATGCCTTCTGCGCTCAGGAAGTTCAGGTGTGGGCTGGCGACATCAAGCTGCTCCTTCAGGCCAAGGGGGCCCCCTTCAAATGGCATCTGGAGCGATTCCCGGAGCCGGCGGACATCGAATCCGAGGCTGCGGAATTCCGTCGCTATGTCCTCTCCTATTCCTCTCGATTTGGGACGCAGCTTCCAAGCCTCGACGACTACCGGAAGAATCTTAAGCGAGTGACGGCGGAGTTTATCGATTTCGCCCCCGACATGTCCGGGCTTCCAGTTCCAACGGTCGTGGGGCAGTCGATTTCGTTTACGATGAGCGCGGAGCTTCGTGCCCCGGAGCCCACTCGTCTCGAGAAAATCGTCATTGAACTCCCCGGCGCGGGTCTGGCGCCGGTGGATATCGCCAGGGTATTGCCTCATCTGGCTCTGGGGCTATCGGCAGAGGAGCTCACCAACCGCATTCAGGTGATGGCACCGGCGGACGCGGGGGCGTTGCCAGAAGAGTTCTGGACCTGGCTCGGCTCGGTGTTGCAACAGGTGATGAAGGCCGGCTGGAGGCCGAACGCCCCGACTTCGATCGTGGCGAGCGAAAGAGCGCTCACCCAACTCAAGCAGGAAATCACGGCCCAGCCCGACATGTTAGCGGGCAGCGTGCAGGTCAACACGAAGTTCGGAAACCAGGACCGCCGACTGGTCCTGCAGTTCGCTTCCACGCCGCTCATTCGGGAGATTCGGATTGAAATCCCCAAGTTCCCCGACGAGGAAGAGGCGGAGGCCGAGATGGAACGGTCGCGGGAACAGGGGATTCAGGAGGCTCCGGCGAACGCGGCCTACAATGTTGCCGCGCTGTCACGCCGCAGGCAGGTGCTGGCGAAGGAGCTGTGGGCCAAGGTGGGTGACAAGCTGGCTGCCCGAGTGGGTGGGCTCGCCACCGCTACCCGCATCGACGCTGATCTCGTCCAGCTCAGGGAGGAATCGCAGGTTGAGAAAGTGACCTCGCAGCTGGATCGGGGCCTGTTGACCTATCTGGTCTACTACAAGCCCGACGTCAGATCGGTCCGATTGGTTCTGCGGGCGGGATACTCCACTCTCAACAATGCCACCCTGGGTGTTGGTTTGCAGACCACCAATCTGCTTGGCTTTGGCGGACGACTGGCGTTGAACCTGGAGGGCGGCCCGGACTTGCAGAGAGTGGCTTTGAACGGCTTCCAGCCCTGGGACAAGCCGGACACCACCCTGTCAGGGCAGTTCACCGCCGGCGGCGAGTTTGATCGAAGGCCGAATCAGCGGCTGGGCCAGCTGGCTCCCGGTCGAGTTGAGGAGCGCCGCAACGACCTCCACCTGCAACACTCGCTGATCCATGGATCGCTGGATCGAATGGGCGCCGTGTCGCGTTTCCAGCATAGGCAACAGCTAGACACCGAGCTGAGCTGGGGTGAAACCGATTTGCGATCCAGCGCCGATCTGATCGACGGGCGCACGACCATCGCCTCGGTCGAGGGGCGGTCCTCGCTGCAGTATGAAGCCCCCGCCAACCACGGCGCGGGAATCGATCTGCTCACGTTCGGGGTCAGGATCCAGGCGGAGAAGGCGTTCGCCGGCATGGGGGGAGACTTCGACTTCAACCGGCTCTCAGTCCACTTCCAGTCGGAGTATGCTTTCCGCGTGTGGGGACCGGAGGATCTCCTTCTGCGCTACGGCATCGGAGGCGGAGCGACCAGCGATCGGACGCCCGCGATGGAGCAGTTCCGGCTGGGCAGTTCCTTCCAGTTGCGGGGCATGCGGGATGGTGAATTCATTGGCCGCACGGTCAGCTATGATCGAGCGGAGCTGGGAGCCAACGTGGAGTTCCTGGCGAAGCTCCTGACGATCAAGGACCGCTCCGAGGCACCGACTTCGGCCCATTCGGATCTTCCCTTTGCCTTGAACCAAATCCTGATCAAGCTGTTTGTGGATCGCGCGCGGGTGCTGACGGAATCCTCGATGGAAAAGATGCTGACCTTCGATCTGGATCAGCTGGGGTACGGCATTGCGGTGGAGATTCGCAACCTGGGCAATGGCAGTCTCTCGCTCGGCTACGGCTATTCGCCCGATTCAACGCTTGAACGATCGGGCATGTTCATCGTTTCTTTTTCTCAACGCTTCTAA
- a CDS encoding biopolymer transporter ExbD: MRFGKDKRRAAPSVIIVSLIDVLIVVLIFLMVTTHFKNQEASLKLALPESKEAKQGGSQDAKPFLIQVSTNFPYFHINNTPVTFDRLQNELIAAAKANPKVSVAIKSDRNAPVGEFIRVIDAAKAAQVGSINAITEKAAAGK; the protein is encoded by the coding sequence ATGAGATTCGGAAAAGACAAGCGGAGAGCGGCTCCTTCGGTGATCATCGTGTCGTTGATCGACGTGCTGATCGTGGTGCTCATCTTCTTGATGGTGACCACTCACTTCAAGAATCAGGAGGCCTCCTTGAAGCTGGCGTTGCCGGAGTCCAAGGAGGCGAAGCAAGGTGGGTCGCAGGATGCCAAGCCGTTCCTGATCCAGGTCTCCACCAATTTCCCGTACTTTCACATCAACAACACTCCCGTGACTTTCGATCGCCTGCAAAATGAATTGATCGCGGCCGCGAAAGCCAACCCCAAGGTGAGCGTGGCGATCAAGTCGGATCGGAATGCTCCGGTGGGCGAGTTCATTCGCGTCATCGATGCGGCCAAGGCCGCCCAGGTGGGCAGCATCAACGCCATCACCGAAAAGGCTGCAGCGGGAAAGTAG
- a CDS encoding MotA/TolQ/ExbB proton channel family protein, with product MELLFLLSLFTASVLGVTIIIERGISLQREKVTPVALVRGMELASVSEVKALCQKYPSTLGRLLMVAADHLDWPRTQAVEIVQTRARHEISKLERNLFILEILVGVAPLLGLVGTVYGLIELFGSMKSVAGGENADFARGIALALRATFGGLIIAIPALVAWSFYSRRVETYTVELETLCDEFLRKNYPNKG from the coding sequence ATGGAACTATTATTCCTACTTAGCCTGTTCACCGCCTCGGTTCTCGGCGTGACGATCATCATTGAGCGGGGCATTTCGTTGCAGCGCGAAAAGGTCACTCCGGTGGCGCTGGTTCGCGGGATGGAACTGGCCTCCGTGAGCGAGGTGAAGGCGCTCTGCCAGAAGTATCCATCGACCCTGGGACGATTGCTGATGGTTGCGGCGGACCATCTGGACTGGCCTCGCACACAGGCAGTGGAGATCGTTCAAACGCGGGCGCGCCATGAGATCAGCAAGCTGGAGCGCAACCTGTTCATTTTGGAGATCCTGGTCGGAGTGGCACCGCTGCTGGGCTTGGTGGGCACGGTTTACGGCCTGATCGAGCTGTTCGGCAGCATGAAGTCGGTGGCCGGCGGGGAGAACGCGGATTTCGCCCGCGGCATCGCTCTCGCGTTGCGGGCGACATTCGGCGGCTTGATTATCGCGATTCCGGCTCTGGTTGCCTGGAGCTTTTATTCGCGTCGGGTGGAAACCTACACCGTGGAACTCGAAACCCTGTGCGACGAGTTTCTGCGCAAGAACTATCCGAACAAAGGCTGA
- the ribD gene encoding bifunctional diaminohydroxyphosphoribosylaminopyrimidine deaminase/5-amino-6-(5-phosphoribosylamino)uracil reductase RibD, with protein sequence MRRALELAKRAYGHVSPNPLVGAVLVRGKRVIGEGYHHRAGLPHAEVEAIRSASRAGRSTVGSTLYVTLEPCCTHGRTPPCTEAIRSAGIRRVVVAAIDPNPAHRGRGLRLLRRQGLEVRSGVLGEEAARLNESFNHWVVSRRPFVVVKAAMTLDGKIATGSGESKWITGPQSRARGMRLRQGSDAILVGVNTVLADDPSLTIRCSPGCGFRRPKRSWRRVVLDSQARIPLDSRLIGDSDPSETIVVVTGRAPERRVKALSKRATVWVAPAVDDRVDLDWLLGKLGQDGVTQLLVEGGGEVHAAFLRQRLVNRVAFFYAPKILGGRDARRAVAGQGFGSLAEAPRLSGLQWEPIGADLFLTGLVA encoded by the coding sequence ATGCGACGTGCGTTGGAACTGGCGAAACGCGCGTACGGTCATGTTTCTCCCAACCCGCTGGTAGGCGCCGTTCTGGTTCGCGGCAAACGGGTGATCGGGGAAGGCTACCACCATCGGGCCGGACTGCCCCATGCGGAGGTAGAGGCGATTCGCTCCGCGTCGCGGGCCGGGCGCTCGACCGTCGGTTCCACCCTCTACGTAACCCTTGAACCCTGCTGCACCCACGGTCGCACTCCCCCCTGCACTGAGGCCATACGATCGGCTGGCATTCGTCGGGTCGTGGTGGCGGCGATTGATCCTAATCCCGCACATCGTGGTCGCGGCTTAAGGCTGCTTCGGCGGCAAGGCCTGGAGGTGCGGTCTGGAGTGCTGGGCGAGGAGGCGGCGCGGCTCAACGAATCGTTCAACCATTGGGTGGTGTCCCGACGCCCGTTTGTGGTGGTCAAAGCGGCGATGACCTTGGACGGCAAGATCGCCACGGGGAGCGGCGAGTCCAAGTGGATAACCGGTCCTCAATCCCGTGCTCGCGGGATGCGCCTTCGGCAAGGTTCGGATGCGATTTTAGTCGGGGTTAATACGGTCTTGGCTGACGACCCGAGCCTTACCATTCGCTGCTCTCCTGGATGTGGCTTTCGGCGGCCGAAACGATCCTGGCGCAGGGTGGTGTTGGACTCTCAAGCCCGGATCCCGCTGGATTCCCGGTTGATCGGCGATTCTGATCCGTCTGAGACCATAGTGGTGGTCACTGGACGGGCTCCTGAGCGTCGGGTGAAGGCACTTTCGAAAAGGGCGACCGTCTGGGTTGCTCCCGCTGTGGACGACCGGGTCGATCTCGACTGGCTTTTGGGGAAGCTAGGTCAGGACGGGGTGACTCAGTTGCTGGTGGAAGGGGGCGGGGAGGTCCATGCGGCGTTTCTGCGGCAACGCCTGGTAAACCGGGTTGCCTTCTTTTATGCCCCCAAAATCTTGGGAGGACGGGATGCCCGGCGCGCCGTGGCGGGCCAGGGGTTTGGATCCTTGGCGGAGGCACCCCGATTATCCGGCCTGCAGTGGGAGCCGATCGGTGCCGATTTGTTCTTAACTGGTTTGGTTGCTTGA